CGTTTTGTTAGTGTCAGAAATTTTTTCTTGGAAGCCCCAAAACACAGGTTGCATTTTGtacacaaaataatatttaaatccaCAAATTTGCCTATAAATATGAAGTCTGGTGatgttcatcttcatcttcacttctcctcttgttctttcttgcataaagtCCTTAGTGGGGTATTTTTTTGGCAGATAACTGTGTCAAAAAAATAGAGTTAGTTAAGGCTGAAGTTATGGAAGGTGTTGCAAACTTGCGAGTATATTATAACGGTGAGGTTATAACAAACACACATGAAGGAGTGACTTTTGTTTGTGAATGTTCGTTGTCATTTGCCATTCCATGTACCATGGGTTTTGTCGAGTTGCAAAATGGTCTTTGTAATAACATTCAAAGCCACATTTTGAAAAGGGTGAGCAATCTTTTATACAGAAGTCCTGTGCAAGTATTTGGTGGGTTAATACAGTTTCAAAAATGTCCATCACTGACGATGCCAGCATGCAGCAGATGTTGTATATTTATCAACAAACCCGATCTCAGTGCTGATGATAGAGCTGTACGTTGAGTTTGAACAGCAGTCGGGGATGAGTATGGTCGGCGACGAGATCAATGTTGATGAGTTCGAGGATATAGATTGGGAAGAAGATAATAATGACAGTGAAGACGAATTCGAAGCTAACTATGAATTCGATGACGAAAACGATGACGGAGACTTGGCAGGCAATCCGGCGGTGCAAGATGAAGCAAATGCGATTGTAAGCCTGCACCCATTTGGTGTTTCGTCTTTTATGCGGACTCTAGATCTCGAAGCCATGCATGCTCCAAAATTTTCTGAGTATGCGAATACAAGTATGTCATAATTATTAACTAAAGTTTTCTATAGTGCTTATTTTATTTGCCTTGTCTGACTGATGGCGGTGCGCATGTCGTAGGTGAAGGCAATGTTGCGGCGGAAGATGGCGAGTTTAATGTCAGAATGGAATTTGGTTCGAGAGAGTCGGTGATATCTGCAATCAAAAGCTACAACATCTCTAGTCTGAGCCGCAGACATTCTATTCGAAATGCAAGGGGTATAATGCAGGGTGCGACTGGCTTATCCGAGCTAGTTTGATTCGAAAAAAAGCTTGTTGGGAGATCTGAAGATACAATGGCAAGCACACGTGCACCATGGGCACGATTTCACAAGATCATGCCAAGTTAGACTCAGACACAATTGCAGATGCCATTAGGCCGTTGGTCGAAGCAGACCCCACGATAAATGTGAAGTCTGTTATTGCAGAAGTTCAAGGCAGGTTCAACTATACTGTGAGTTACCGCAAGGCTTGGTTGGCAAAACAGAAAGCTGTCACAAAAATTTTCGGTGATTGGGAAGTTTCTTACCAGACTCTGCCAGTATGGTTGAAAGTAATGACAGTGAAGATGCCAAGGTCACGTGTTCAAATTAAAACGCTCCCCGTTTACCGTGAGAGTGAGGAGGTTCAAGGTGTAAGAGTTCTGCACCGCGTTTTTTGGTGCTTCTATCCGTGTATTGTAGCATTCAGACACTGCAAGCCATTGGTGCAGGTTGATGGCACGCACctgtatgaaaaatataaaggaGCACTTCTGGTAGCGGTTGCACAAGATGGGAATCAAAACATTGTGCCTATTACATTTGCGATTGTTAAGGGGGAGACAGCAGACGCGTGGGAGTTTTTCCTAACCAATTTGCGGAGATATGTTGTTACCATTGATGGTGTGGGTATTATTTCTGACCACCATACCTCCATCGACGCTGCAATAGTTCGCAGTAACGGTGCATGATCACCACCAAGGGCGTGGCACATGTATTGCATCAAGCACATCGGGTTCAACTTCTTAAAAAGATTCAAGACTCCATATTTGCATAAACTCGTGGTGAATACAGGTATTTCAAATTGCTGTTATGGTTCTATTCATAGTAAATTTGTGGCATCTGCTTATGATTAAATGGTTTGTTCAACAGGCTATTCTAGAACGGAGCAGGAGTACAACAAAAACTACCAAAGGCTTAAATAGCGGGATGAGGCATATACTCAATGGTGCAATGAGATCGGTGTTGAGAGATGGGTGTTGGCACTCGATGGTGGTCATCGTTGGGGACATATGATGACAAACTTGGTAGAGTGCATAAATTCTATCCTAAAGGGTGCACGCAACCTTCCTGTAACTGCCCTTGTTCGGTCAAATTTTTATCGGCTGAATGAGTTTTTCACTCGGAAGAGTACCGAGGCTCATGAGCGTCGCCGCAACGGATTCACGTATTCAGAATTTTCAACGAAGAGAGTTGAGGAAAGCTTCCGACGTGCAGAAAACATTGTGGTCAACCGGTTCGATAGGCGCAACAAGATGTTTGAGGTTCGCGAAATGCAAGATGGTACCATTTACATTGTTAACCTTGCGCAATGACACTGCGACTGTGGCCATTTCCAGGTCGAGCGACTTCCATGTCGCCACGTGCTTGCATGTTGCGCCAACCAATGTCTTGATTGGCAAGTGTACGTGCACGATGTGTACAAGATGTCTGAAATTTGCAAGGTGTATAGAGGCGAGTTCGTTCCGATGGGTGACCCCTCCACGTGGGATAGATACGAAGAAGCGAAGGTGATCGCCAACTGAACATTGAGGCGCGCGACGAAAGGAAAACTGAAGTCAACCCGCTACGTGAATGAGATGGATTCGCGTGATATGCGTGGTCCTCGTCGGTGCACTACATGTGGATGCGAGGGACATAGCCGCAGCCGATGTCCTTAGCGCGCAGGTCCAAGCTCTGCTGGAGGTCATTAGTGGTTAATTTTTTCAATGTAATTTTATTATGACCTACttcacaattatatattactttttttgtAAGCTCATCATTTACTTTAACCTAGTTaacaatttataataaataaagttttTGACCTCggtgtttaattttttagagaATAAACATTTTCGATCCAAACAAAGTTACACGGGAATAAAACTAAATATGtcataataataaaactaaacACAATCATCTAAATATAAGATACGACACTGAATACAAATCTGAATACAACGCTGAATACAATATCAACTAGAACAGACTACTTCCTCAGCGTCTTCTTCGCATACAAGGATGGGGTGTATTTGTTTGGAGGCGCAGTCTGTGTCCGTAAGTTATACGGATGACCCTGAGACACACCAGCGTCAAGCCCACTGCCAACATCAGGACCACCGAAATCTGTCATGCTCGCACCACCAGTGTCATACAAACCGGAGCCACTCATCCCCGGAGCACTCGCTCCACCAAGATCATACCAGTGCTGCAAGTCGTATCCCAAGTCTTCCTCTTCCCGCTCCGGGTACTCATTCAAATCAAACAACTGGCCGCGTGGTGGTGCGGAAGGACCGGGCGGATCTATATCACCGGTCGGATCATCAAAGTCGAAGTCACTGGCATGACCTGAAGTGGCGCGACGACCACCAGAATGTTGAGATGTAACAGGCCCTTCCTGCGGTGTTGGCGGGGATAGAAAATATGTATCTCTCAGGACCTGAGAGAAGCTGATGGTGTCAGATCCACCCAACGGACTAAAGTGACCCTCGGCTGGAATCACTAACTGTGGTATGTAGGGCTCAGGTGCCTGAGGCGGCTGTGGTTCTAGTATATATGCTGCCTGCTGCTGATATGCCGGCCACTGCTGGGCATATGCCGGATCCTGAAACTGTTGGGCATATGCCGGACCCTGAAACTGCTGGGCATATGCCGGATGCTGAAACTGATGGGTATACGTTGGATCCTGAAACTGTTGGGCATATGCCGGTATCTGAACCTGGTGCTCATATGCCGGGACCTGATAGTGGTGCTCATATGCCGTCacctaattattaattaaatacaataaatagtAATTACTGATAACAATTTATAACCATAAACGTTGATAATAATCATCATAATActagtaattaataataatacatgttCCTGCTGCTCATGAGGCGGGACTTGCTCCTGAGGGTTAGCTGGTTCTTCCTGATGCTGCTGTGGTTCATCGACGCCAACCTCTTCACCTGCAACTCTATCTGACAGTCGCAGGTGCATCCCATACTGCTATGTGTACCACTCGTAGTACACTGGGAGAGGATGGAAGTCAATAATCTCCTCGCCTAACTGCAATGTGTTATAGCAATCAAATCTCCACCTTTAACCCATTCACTGTAAATCTCTCCCCAGTCATGGTTCTGCGCTCCTGTCAACCGCTTGCAATGATCACGACCAAGGTCGAACGCCGGGCCTGATGGAAGCTGCTGCATCCCAAACTTTCGTCTAACTCTCCCCGTTGGGTGCCATTCTATGCACTCGAATGACACTAGCGGCGAATGGGTGGAGCAGATAGCCAAGTAGGGAGCGAGGACATCCGGAACTCCCACTCCCATATACGTCCGCCATATAAACTGCACATTAGTTACCAAGAGGCCGATTAGAAAAATTATTCATCTGAATAAAAACATTGAACATTAATAGTTACAACATACATCGTCAAATCCCCTGTTGTCGAGTGCTCGCCTAAAATGCTCTGTAGGCCGCCGTGTATATCTTGTATGTCGGCGCCAATGGCTCCACCTAACAAAAATGATAACAATAACAGTCACAATAacgataacaataacaataacgataacaataacaataacaataaaaggcAATACCGTCGCGCGAGTGGAATACCAACATCGACGAGCTGATCGCGGGGTATAGGTGCCAGGAACGGCATACGCTCACATGCACAAACAAAAAGCAGTATCAGTGGGCCATCCTTCTCTTTGCAGTTGTATCGTGATGCACGATACAACGATCTGTATAGGTGTGCCAGACTGGCTGCCCCTAACTGTATGCTAAAATCCAGTGGAAATCCCGAAGTAGCGGTAGAAACTTCGAGTTCAACGAAGTGGTCGACTTATCCGGAAACACAACCGTTCCGAGCACGCAGAAAATGTGCGCCCGAACGTAACGCTCAATAGACTCCTGAGTGTCACACGGCTCGATATCTCTGCACT
The Arachis duranensis cultivar V14167 unplaced genomic scaffold, aradu.V14167.gnm2.J7QH unplaced_Scaffold_141078, whole genome shotgun sequence DNA segment above includes these coding regions:
- the LOC107464543 gene encoding uncharacterized protein LOC107464543 gives rise to the protein MGTISQDHAKLDSDTIADAIRPLVEADPTINVKSVIAEVQGRFNYTVSYRKAWLAKQKAVTKIFGDWEVSYQTLPVWLKVMTVKMPRSRVQIKTLPVYRESEEVQGVRVLHRVFWCFYPCIVAFRHCKPLVQVDGTHLYEKYKGALLVAVAQDGNQNIVPITFAIVKGETADAWEFFLTNLRRYVVTIDGVGIISDHHTSIDAAIAILERSRSTTKTTKGLNSGMRHILNGAMRSVLRDGCWHSMVVIVGDI